A region of Micromonospora chokoriensis DNA encodes the following proteins:
- a CDS encoding HEXXH motif domain-containing protein, which produces MTGYHRLTRDDLAALAAGLGDQRTIRLLRDGQVSKRMLQLRVLLDTVDSAEIRRHFGLWATAAGRSPEAGPAVLALPHTGAWLASALRRLRTPVSSTPTSDAAAGRTTGGLVVRAAPESPVEAELTALGSLAAVAALRAGMDFEISVAPRGGAVYLPTLGLARVGDTQRVTISRVGSRLLIGPVEVSPASPSDVGPGAESAGWSGLHRLRSTADGLTLRITLDDLDPYRDRHRLCAAERLTPAEVAEWQRLLDDAWPILVRHHRRHAEAIAEGLGWLVPLVADSVSAGVNVTSMDAFGSVSMTRPIDGQAFALGLLHEFQHAKLGATLDVEPLYERDDNRYYYAPWRDDPRPLGAALQGVYAFIAVTEFWRGRRALLTGGPARMAEVEFARWRDRVSRTCADIESFGRLTAAGREFVAGLRRVIDDWRDPVDQGAAELAREAAEDHWTVWRLRNRRPDPHVVRRLAAARAAGLPCPAVTVVLRVEPADGRWLSLSPRLDLVRLRLTDPERFRRLRTGAEPLVDALPTASDGDLALAAGDDLAARESYRRQVCADPELLSAWVGLALAEQRLTAARKTGGADPELCRAVYRQLRTDGHPEDPLELSRWLAPATCVAAPGIEPDGEPSVTSVAVPDRS; this is translated from the coding sequence GTGACGGGATACCACCGGCTCACCCGCGACGACCTCGCGGCTCTCGCGGCCGGCCTCGGTGACCAGCGGACCATCCGACTGCTGCGCGACGGCCAGGTGAGCAAACGCATGCTCCAGCTGCGCGTCCTGCTCGACACGGTGGATTCGGCGGAGATCCGCCGGCACTTCGGGCTCTGGGCGACGGCGGCGGGCCGGTCACCCGAGGCGGGGCCGGCGGTGTTGGCCCTGCCGCACACCGGTGCCTGGTTGGCCAGCGCGCTCCGGCGACTGCGCACACCCGTGTCGTCCACTCCGACGTCCGATGCGGCAGCCGGCCGTACGACCGGCGGGTTGGTGGTGCGGGCGGCACCCGAATCGCCCGTCGAAGCCGAGTTGACGGCGCTCGGGTCGCTCGCCGCAGTGGCGGCGCTCCGCGCCGGAATGGACTTCGAGATCAGCGTCGCGCCGCGCGGCGGTGCCGTCTACCTGCCCACGCTCGGGCTGGCGCGGGTCGGGGACACGCAGCGGGTGACCATCTCGCGGGTGGGGTCGCGGCTCCTGATCGGGCCGGTCGAGGTGTCACCGGCCTCGCCGTCGGACGTGGGGCCGGGCGCGGAGAGCGCCGGCTGGTCCGGCCTGCACCGACTGCGTAGCACCGCCGACGGGCTGACGCTGCGGATCACCCTCGACGACCTCGACCCGTACCGGGACCGGCACCGGCTCTGCGCCGCCGAGCGACTCACACCCGCCGAGGTCGCCGAGTGGCAACGGCTGCTCGACGACGCGTGGCCGATCCTGGTACGCCACCACCGCCGGCACGCCGAGGCGATCGCCGAAGGGCTGGGCTGGCTCGTGCCGCTGGTCGCCGACTCGGTCAGCGCCGGGGTCAACGTCACCAGCATGGATGCGTTCGGTTCGGTCTCGATGACCCGTCCGATCGACGGGCAGGCGTTCGCGCTCGGCCTGCTGCACGAGTTCCAGCACGCCAAGCTCGGTGCGACGCTCGACGTCGAACCCCTCTACGAGCGCGACGACAACCGTTACTACTACGCCCCCTGGCGCGACGACCCGCGCCCCCTCGGGGCCGCCCTCCAGGGCGTGTACGCGTTCATCGCGGTGACCGAGTTCTGGCGGGGGCGTCGCGCGCTGCTCACCGGCGGCCCGGCCCGGATGGCCGAGGTGGAGTTCGCCCGTTGGCGTGACCGCGTGTCGCGCACCTGCGCCGACATCGAGTCGTTCGGCCGCCTGACCGCCGCCGGCCGCGAATTCGTCGCCGGCCTGCGGCGGGTCATCGACGACTGGCGGGACCCGGTGGATCAGGGAGCTGCCGAGCTCGCCCGGGAGGCCGCCGAGGACCACTGGACGGTCTGGCGGCTGCGGAACCGTCGCCCGGACCCACACGTCGTACGCCGGCTCGCCGCCGCCCGCGCGGCCGGACTGCCGTGCCCCGCCGTCACCGTCGTGCTGCGGGTGGAGCCGGCCGACGGCCGATGGCTGAGCCTCAGCCCGCGGCTCGACCTGGTCCGGCTGCGGCTGACCGATCCGGAACGGTTCCGGCGGCTGCGTACCGGCGCGGAACCCCTCGTGGACGCACTGCCCACGGCGTCCGACGGGGACCTTGCCCTCGCCGCCGGGGACGACCTCGCCGCGCGCGAGAGCTACCGCCGGCAGGTGTGCGCCGACCCGGAACTGCTGTCCGCCTGGGTCGGACTGGCCCTCGCCGAGCAGCGGTTGACGGCGGCGCGGAAGACCGGCGGGGCCGACCCGGAGCTGTGCCGCGCGGTGTACCGGCAACTGCGTACGGACGGGCACCCGGAGGACCCGTTGGAGCTGTCCCGCTGGCTCGCGCCGGCGACCTGCGTGGCGGCACCGGGCATCGAACCCGACGGCGAACCGTCGGTCACGTCGGTGGCGGTTCCAGATCGCAGTTGA
- a CDS encoding hemerythrin domain-containing protein: MDDITALILDDHAAFRRGFARLDDARDEQEMLAVWDALALHLDIHAEAEEAILYPHLVKHGDDGEDETADAIGDHNKIRDAIAEAKLHPVGSDEWWAAVGTARRENSEHLAEEEDEALPDFRRHASVELRAELGQRWLTFYGEHKFGRNLPFRDKDPQQYVADHR, from the coding sequence GTGGACGACATCACCGCACTGATCCTGGACGACCACGCCGCCTTCCGGCGCGGCTTCGCCCGCCTCGACGACGCCCGCGACGAGCAGGAGATGCTCGCCGTCTGGGACGCCCTCGCCCTGCACCTGGACATCCACGCCGAGGCGGAGGAGGCGATCCTCTACCCGCACCTGGTCAAGCACGGCGACGACGGCGAGGACGAGACCGCCGACGCGATCGGCGACCACAACAAGATCCGGGACGCCATCGCCGAGGCGAAGCTGCACCCGGTCGGCTCGGACGAGTGGTGGGCGGCGGTCGGCACGGCCCGCCGGGAGAACAGCGAGCACCTCGCCGAGGAGGAGGACGAGGCGCTGCCCGACTTCCGCCGGCACGCCAGCGTCGAACTCCGCGCCGAGCTGGGGCAACGCTGGCTCACCTTCTACGGCGAGCACAAGTTCGGCCGCAACCTGCCGTTCCGCGACAAGGACCCGCAGCAGTACGTCGCCGACCACCGCTGA
- a CDS encoding response regulator transcription factor, with product MTTGVLIVDDDELIRIGLRAIIDAQPDLRVLAEAADGAEVPPLVARHRPDVVLMDVRMPGIDGIQATRHLLTTSADPPRVLVVTTFANDEYVYEALRAGASGFLLKRARPAEVVEAVRVVAAGESLLFPAAIRQLVGAYGPAGGDRLRAARLTEREAEVLRLMTTGRSNPEIAAHLVVGVETVKTHVGNVLAKLGARDRTQAVIAAYESGFVTPSG from the coding sequence ATGACCACCGGCGTGCTCATCGTCGACGACGACGAACTGATCCGGATCGGACTGCGGGCCATCATCGACGCCCAACCCGACCTGCGCGTCCTCGCCGAAGCCGCCGACGGCGCCGAGGTGCCGCCGCTGGTGGCCCGGCACCGGCCCGACGTGGTGCTGATGGACGTGCGGATGCCCGGCATCGACGGCATCCAGGCCACCCGACACCTGCTGACCACCTCCGCCGACCCGCCCCGGGTGCTGGTCGTCACCACGTTCGCCAACGACGAGTACGTCTACGAGGCGCTGCGCGCCGGCGCCTCCGGCTTCCTGCTCAAACGGGCCCGGCCCGCCGAGGTGGTGGAGGCCGTCCGGGTGGTCGCGGCGGGGGAGTCGCTGCTCTTCCCGGCCGCGATCCGTCAGCTGGTCGGCGCGTACGGGCCGGCGGGCGGCGACCGGCTGCGCGCCGCGCGGCTCACCGAACGGGAGGCCGAGGTGCTCCGGTTGATGACCACCGGCCGGTCCAACCCGGAGATCGCCGCGCACCTGGTGGTCGGCGTGGAGACGGTCAAGACGCACGTCGGCAACGTGCTGGCCAAGCTGGGCGCCCGCGACCGCACCCAGGCGGTGATCGCCGCCTACGAGTCCGGCTTCGTCACCCCGTCCGGTTGA
- a CDS encoding sensor histidine kinase yields the protein MTVRAALTPLVAGTTWRRGVFLLLGGVLALPYGVLAVTFAQLFADSAIPRPLVYALLVIAALIAGTPLLLDGSRALEIAAVRALLGVDLPEPVPGHPGDRETRLRSALWIATHLVVGALVMIALFSALPMALAFIAQQFGIGTELISRERFGPLDGRDGGWLTASGVLLLVGLGYAVAGLGALAGSMAPVLLGPAPAERIAALEREAVRLAERNRLARELHDSIGHALTVATLQAGAAREVLHTDPEFVRRALTAIEETGRTAMDELDHVLGLLRESGTERPVVAPQRTLADLDRLVTDARAAGLAVHAHRVGDAARVPAAVSREGYRIVQEGLTNAARYGDGPVTLRLDLHPEALELELVNAMSRPGRTPLGHGGRGLDGMRERVLLLGGRITVGPDGDRWLIRARLPYEETR from the coding sequence GTGACAGTCCGGGCGGCGCTGACCCCGCTGGTCGCCGGCACGACCTGGCGACGCGGCGTCTTCCTGCTGCTCGGCGGAGTGCTGGCACTGCCGTACGGGGTCCTCGCGGTGACCTTCGCCCAGCTGTTCGCCGACTCGGCGATCCCCCGACCACTGGTCTACGCCCTGCTGGTGATCGCGGCGCTGATCGCCGGGACGCCGTTGCTGCTGGACGGCAGTCGGGCACTGGAGATCGCCGCCGTACGGGCCCTGCTCGGCGTGGACCTCCCCGAACCGGTGCCCGGGCATCCCGGCGACCGGGAGACCCGGCTGCGCAGCGCGCTCTGGATCGCCACCCATCTCGTCGTCGGCGCGCTGGTGATGATCGCGCTGTTCAGCGCCCTGCCGATGGCGCTCGCCTTCATCGCCCAGCAGTTCGGCATCGGCACCGAACTGATCAGCCGCGAACGGTTCGGGCCGTTGGACGGGCGCGACGGCGGCTGGCTGACAGCGAGCGGGGTGCTCCTGCTGGTCGGCCTCGGCTACGCGGTCGCCGGGCTCGGCGCGCTCGCCGGCTCGATGGCGCCGGTGCTGCTCGGGCCGGCCCCGGCGGAACGGATCGCCGCCCTGGAGAGGGAGGCCGTCCGGCTCGCCGAACGCAACCGGCTGGCCCGGGAGCTGCACGACTCCATCGGCCACGCGTTGACCGTCGCCACCCTCCAGGCCGGAGCCGCCCGCGAGGTCCTGCACACCGACCCGGAGTTCGTCCGACGGGCGCTCACCGCCATCGAGGAGACCGGACGGACCGCCATGGACGAGCTGGACCACGTGCTCGGGCTACTCCGGGAGAGCGGCACCGAACGCCCGGTGGTGGCGCCGCAGCGTACCCTCGCCGACCTGGACCGGTTGGTCACCGACGCCCGCGCTGCCGGGCTGGCGGTGCACGCGCATCGCGTCGGCGACGCGGCGCGGGTCCCCGCGGCGGTCTCCCGGGAGGGCTACCGCATCGTGCAGGAGGGACTGACCAACGCCGCCCGTTACGGCGACGGGCCGGTGACGCTGCGGCTGGACCTGCACCCGGAGGCACTGGAGTTGGAGCTGGTCAACGCGATGAGCAGACCCGGTCGGACCCCGCTGGGCCACGGCGGTCGCGGTCTGGACGGCATGCGGGAGCGGGTGCTGCTGCTCGGCGGCCGGATCACCGTGGGCCCGGACGGCGACCGGTGGCTGATCCGGGCCCGACTGCCCTACGAGGAGACCCGATGA
- the fxsT gene encoding FxSxx-COOH system tetratricopeptide repeat protein — protein MTTSADPGITGDGVEGRIITFYSYKGGTGRTMALANVAWILASNGYRVLAVDWDLESPGLHKYFHPFLLDKDLRTSTGVIDMVRDYAEAVVRPLEETEDEDWLGSAADVLHHAVSLHWDFLAPTSAVRPTAGPVPQGSLDLLPAGRQDTAYTKAVSTFDWQAFFEKLGGNSFLDALAASMREHYDYVLIDSRTGVSDGAGICTVRLPDAVVTSFTLNDQSIDGAAGVTRSIIRQRGDRPVRILPVPMRVDNAEQLKLEAGRDHARRRFAPLLPRTSAEESDRYWGEIEIPYQPYYAYEEILAGFGDRAHHEGTLLAAYERLARAITENAVDSLPPMEDRLRRQWLAKFERQRISGATPDVFISYVSLDRSWAEWVRDELRSAGLHTVMREVDFPASPGGGAATAVGFKDAARLVVLLSQEYMQSPNAGELWAQATTFEAGSGGTFLVPVRLDNSRAPAVFLERVPVDLVGASEEEAASRLLEALDHPARPATDPEGAGQRRRFPGNEPPVWRVPLPRNVQFVGRSPLLEEMRDWLSSAEARHTPLALHGLGGVGKSQIALEYAYRFRAEYDVVWWISAQQPSVMRLALASLADRLAAKADTPLGGNVAERVQWVLDALRRGDPYRRWLLVLDNADDPADLHDLMPQGAGHVLVTTRNHVWARHARNFEVGAFDRAESTTLLRRRIPRLPLADAEMVAARLGDLPLAVEQAGAWLATTGESATQYLRRLRRYLPGMLSDELPTDYRQTGAEPWLVSLESLRERNPAAAKLLEVCAFFAAEPIPMSLLYDDSFVNVLLPYDPSVRDPLLMGRALRDVGRYSLARIDNVRGRTPDGGDDGNQASLRMHPLVQELIRESLSDEAKAENRRHVHAILAAANPKDPDQPRNWPVYADLWPHLLPSKTLNSPQPEVRQLLLDVARYMWTRVDFATCSELAEKAIEAWRAEHGADDPPTQMMRFHLANALRLEAQYKAAYEIDRDVYQRLSDTLGENHEYTVIVAGSLAADLRALGFFERARELDTRTEELAREVFGEEHSRALIAAHNLALSLRLVGDLRGALRLNERTLTRRRDTLGPMHPFTLFSEGQYGRDLRDTGDLTESRRVLEAAVQADRQVLGEEDSETLRASKSYAVTLRKLGEFERAHALSADVLVRSRRRHGPDHPDVQAAAMNLACDESALEDDAGALRRARPVYRWYRDAMGEDHLFTLAYGNNLAIFLRKAGDLDAAFALSDEVVNRFTEQIGADHPYTLAANINLANCWYGRREFAAALATDQDCYERAQRILGPSHPDTLAVANNLATSLSVAGDHRGARALRDSVMPLFRRVLGEHHPNTIALVEANRLNCDLEPPPT, from the coding sequence GTGACGACGAGCGCTGACCCGGGCATCACCGGCGACGGTGTCGAGGGTCGAATCATCACGTTCTACTCGTACAAGGGCGGCACCGGTCGCACCATGGCGCTCGCCAACGTGGCCTGGATCCTGGCGTCCAACGGCTACCGGGTGCTCGCCGTCGACTGGGACCTGGAGTCCCCCGGTCTGCACAAGTATTTTCACCCGTTCCTCCTCGACAAGGACCTGCGGACCTCGACCGGGGTCATCGACATGGTCCGTGACTACGCCGAGGCTGTCGTTCGACCGTTGGAGGAGACCGAGGACGAGGACTGGCTGGGCAGCGCGGCCGACGTGCTGCACCACGCCGTCTCGCTGCACTGGGACTTCCTCGCTCCCACCTCGGCCGTCCGACCAACCGCGGGTCCGGTTCCCCAGGGCAGTCTGGACCTCCTGCCGGCCGGCAGACAGGACACGGCGTACACCAAGGCCGTGAGCACGTTCGACTGGCAGGCGTTCTTCGAGAAGTTGGGCGGCAACAGCTTCCTCGACGCGCTGGCCGCCAGCATGCGCGAGCACTACGACTACGTGCTGATCGACAGTCGCACCGGTGTCAGCGACGGCGCCGGCATCTGCACCGTGCGACTGCCCGATGCCGTGGTGACGTCGTTCACGCTCAACGACCAGAGCATCGACGGAGCTGCCGGCGTCACCCGGTCCATCATCCGGCAGCGCGGCGACCGGCCGGTCCGGATCCTGCCGGTGCCGATGCGGGTCGACAACGCCGAGCAGCTCAAGTTGGAAGCGGGGCGTGACCACGCGCGCCGCCGCTTCGCACCGCTGCTGCCGCGCACCTCAGCCGAGGAGAGCGACAGATACTGGGGCGAGATCGAGATCCCCTACCAGCCCTACTACGCGTACGAGGAGATCCTGGCGGGGTTCGGCGACCGGGCGCACCACGAGGGCACCCTGCTCGCCGCCTACGAGCGACTCGCCAGGGCGATCACCGAGAACGCCGTCGACAGCCTGCCGCCCATGGAGGATCGGCTGCGCCGCCAGTGGTTGGCCAAGTTCGAGCGGCAGCGCATCTCCGGTGCGACACCCGACGTGTTCATCAGCTATGTCTCCCTCGACCGGTCCTGGGCCGAGTGGGTCCGCGACGAGCTCCGGTCGGCGGGCCTGCACACGGTGATGCGGGAGGTCGACTTCCCGGCCAGCCCTGGTGGCGGGGCGGCGACGGCCGTCGGTTTCAAGGACGCCGCCCGGCTGGTGGTGCTGCTGTCCCAGGAATACATGCAGTCGCCGAACGCCGGCGAGTTGTGGGCCCAGGCCACCACCTTCGAGGCGGGCAGCGGCGGCACCTTCCTGGTGCCCGTCCGGCTGGACAATTCCCGCGCGCCGGCGGTGTTCCTGGAGCGGGTTCCGGTGGACCTGGTGGGCGCCAGCGAGGAGGAGGCCGCCAGCCGGTTGCTCGAAGCGCTGGACCATCCCGCCCGTCCGGCGACCGACCCGGAGGGCGCCGGGCAACGCCGCCGGTTCCCGGGCAACGAACCGCCGGTCTGGAGGGTGCCGCTGCCGCGTAACGTCCAGTTCGTCGGCCGCAGCCCGCTCCTGGAGGAGATGCGCGACTGGCTGTCGTCGGCCGAGGCCCGGCACACCCCGCTCGCGCTGCACGGTCTGGGCGGCGTCGGCAAGAGCCAGATCGCTTTGGAGTACGCCTACCGCTTCCGCGCCGAGTACGACGTCGTCTGGTGGATCTCCGCACAGCAGCCGAGCGTGATGCGGCTCGCCCTGGCCTCGCTCGCCGACCGGCTGGCCGCCAAGGCGGACACGCCGCTCGGGGGCAACGTCGCCGAGCGGGTCCAGTGGGTGCTGGACGCCCTGCGTCGGGGCGACCCGTACCGGCGGTGGCTGTTGGTGCTGGACAACGCCGACGACCCGGCCGATTTGCACGACCTCATGCCGCAGGGCGCCGGGCACGTCCTCGTCACCACGCGCAACCACGTCTGGGCGCGGCATGCCCGCAACTTCGAGGTGGGCGCCTTCGACCGGGCGGAGAGCACCACGTTGCTCCGTCGGCGGATCCCCCGCCTGCCCCTGGCCGACGCGGAGATGGTCGCCGCGCGCCTGGGCGACCTGCCGCTCGCCGTGGAACAGGCCGGGGCGTGGTTGGCGACCACCGGCGAGTCGGCCACGCAGTACCTGCGGCGGCTGCGGCGTTACCTGCCCGGCATGCTCTCCGACGAGTTGCCCACCGACTACCGGCAGACCGGCGCGGAGCCGTGGCTCGTCTCGCTGGAGAGCCTGCGGGAGCGCAACCCGGCGGCGGCGAAGCTGCTGGAGGTCTGCGCGTTCTTCGCCGCCGAGCCGATCCCGATGTCCCTGCTCTACGACGACAGCTTCGTCAACGTGCTGCTCCCCTACGACCCGTCGGTACGCGATCCCCTGCTCATGGGTCGCGCGTTGCGGGACGTCGGCCGCTACTCGTTGGCCCGCATCGACAACGTCCGCGGACGCACCCCGGACGGCGGTGACGACGGCAACCAGGCCAGCCTGCGTATGCACCCACTTGTGCAGGAGCTGATCCGGGAGTCGCTGTCCGACGAGGCCAAGGCGGAGAACCGGCGGCACGTGCACGCGATCCTCGCCGCCGCCAACCCGAAGGACCCCGACCAGCCCCGCAACTGGCCGGTCTACGCCGATCTCTGGCCGCACCTGCTGCCGTCGAAGACCCTCAACTCACCGCAGCCGGAGGTTCGGCAACTGTTGCTGGACGTGGCCCGTTACATGTGGACCCGGGTCGACTTCGCCACCTGCTCGGAGCTGGCCGAGAAGGCGATCGAGGCGTGGCGGGCGGAGCACGGCGCGGACGACCCGCCGACCCAGATGATGCGCTTCCACCTCGCCAACGCGCTGCGCCTCGAAGCGCAGTACAAGGCCGCGTACGAGATCGATCGGGACGTGTACCAGCGGCTCTCCGACACTCTCGGCGAGAACCACGAGTACACGGTGATCGTGGCCGGCAGTCTCGCCGCGGACCTGCGCGCGCTGGGGTTCTTCGAACGGGCGCGCGAGTTGGACACCCGGACGGAGGAGTTGGCCCGCGAGGTGTTCGGCGAGGAGCACTCGCGGGCGCTGATCGCCGCGCACAACCTGGCCCTGTCGCTGCGCCTGGTCGGTGACCTGCGGGGGGCGTTGCGGCTCAACGAGCGCACGTTGACGCGCCGCCGCGACACCCTCGGGCCGATGCACCCGTTCACCCTCTTCTCCGAGGGGCAGTACGGCCGGGACCTCCGCGACACCGGCGACCTCACCGAGTCCCGACGGGTGCTGGAGGCGGCCGTGCAGGCGGACCGGCAGGTGCTCGGGGAGGAGGACAGCGAGACCCTCCGGGCGAGCAAGAGCTACGCGGTGACCCTACGGAAGCTGGGCGAGTTCGAGCGGGCGCACGCGTTGAGCGCGGACGTGCTGGTCCGTTCCCGCCGCCGGCACGGCCCCGACCATCCGGACGTGCAGGCGGCGGCGATGAATCTGGCCTGTGACGAGTCCGCCCTGGAGGACGACGCGGGCGCGCTCCGCCGGGCGCGCCCGGTGTACCGCTGGTATCGGGACGCGATGGGCGAGGACCATCTGTTCACCCTGGCGTACGGCAACAACCTGGCCATCTTCCTGCGGAAGGCGGGGGACCTGGACGCGGCGTTCGCGTTGTCCGACGAGGTCGTCAACCGGTTCACCGAACAGATCGGCGCCGACCACCCGTACACGTTGGCGGCGAACATCAACCTCGCCAACTGTTGGTACGGGCGTCGGGAGTTCGCGGCGGCCCTCGCCACCGACCAGGACTGCTACGAGCGGGCCCAGCGCATCCTCGGCCCGTCGCACCCGGACACTCTGGCGGTGGCGAACAACCTGGCCACGAGTTTGAGTGTCGCCGGGGACCACCGGGGTGCCCGCGCCCTGCGTGACTCGGTGATGCCACTCTTCCGCCGGGTCCTGGGTGAGCACCACCCGAACACCATCGCACTGGTCGAGGCGAACCGCCTCAACTGCGATCTGGAACCGCCACCGACGTGA
- a CDS encoding FxsB family cyclophane-forming radical SAM/SPASM peptide maturase: protein MELGDVRMPVGGRGSTGAATVAEGGVSTRPRPVPFSEFILKVHSRCNLACDYCYMYELADRSALADPLLMAPDVFDHACRRIRDHVHDHRQSAVRIVLHGGEPLLVGAPNLVRMASRLREAIAPAQAQITVQTNGTLLTRHALTLLADARVRIGVSLDGDRTANDRHRRYASGRSSYDEVDRALRLLAERPDAYAGVLCVVDLAADPGQTYEALLSYRPPMVDFLLPHANWEAPPPRRGADPSPYGTWLATAFDAWYDTSPRLTRVRLFEELINLLFGGRSRTESLGLSPVAAVVINTDGAYEQVDTLRSTYPGAVGTDLTVFTDTFDDVLRHPAVIARQIGVDALAATCRTCPVHRVCGAGNYPHRYRAGSFTNPSVYCPDLLHLIAHVERRLRADLAAMPRGRS, encoded by the coding sequence GTGGAACTCGGCGATGTGAGGATGCCGGTCGGCGGGCGCGGCTCGACGGGGGCCGCCACGGTGGCCGAGGGCGGCGTGTCCACCCGCCCACGGCCCGTCCCGTTCTCGGAGTTCATTCTCAAGGTCCACAGCCGCTGCAACCTGGCCTGCGACTACTGCTACATGTACGAACTGGCGGACCGCAGCGCCCTCGCCGACCCGCTGCTGATGGCCCCGGACGTCTTCGACCACGCCTGCCGGCGGATCCGCGACCACGTCCACGACCACCGGCAGAGCGCCGTACGGATCGTCCTGCACGGCGGCGAACCGCTCCTCGTCGGTGCTCCCAACCTGGTCCGGATGGCGAGCCGACTCCGGGAGGCGATCGCCCCGGCACAGGCTCAGATCACCGTGCAGACCAACGGCACCCTCCTGACCCGACACGCCCTCACCCTGCTGGCCGACGCCCGGGTGCGGATCGGCGTGAGCCTCGACGGCGACCGGACGGCGAACGACAGGCACCGGCGGTACGCGTCGGGCCGCAGCAGCTACGACGAGGTCGACAGGGCCCTGCGCCTGCTCGCCGAGCGGCCCGACGCGTACGCCGGTGTGCTCTGCGTCGTGGACCTTGCCGCCGACCCCGGACAGACCTACGAGGCGTTGCTGTCGTACCGGCCGCCGATGGTGGACTTCCTGCTCCCGCACGCCAACTGGGAGGCGCCGCCGCCCCGGCGAGGTGCCGACCCGAGCCCCTACGGCACCTGGTTGGCGACAGCCTTCGACGCCTGGTACGACACCTCACCCCGGCTGACCCGGGTGCGCCTCTTCGAGGAACTCATCAACCTGCTGTTCGGCGGGCGCAGCCGGACGGAGTCCCTCGGGCTGAGCCCCGTGGCCGCCGTGGTGATCAACACCGACGGGGCGTACGAGCAGGTCGACACGTTGCGCTCCACCTACCCCGGCGCGGTCGGCACCGATTTGACCGTCTTCACCGACACCTTCGACGACGTGCTGCGCCACCCCGCCGTCATCGCCCGCCAGATCGGGGTGGACGCGCTCGCCGCCACCTGCCGTACGTGCCCGGTGCACCGGGTCTGCGGTGCCGGCAACTATCCGCACCGGTACCGGGCGGGAAGCTTCACCAACCCGTCCGTCTACTGTCCCGACCTCCTGCACCTCATCGCCCACGTCGAGCGACGCCTCCGAGCGGATCTGGCAGCCATGCCCCGGGGGCGGTCGTGA
- the fxsA gene encoding FxSxx-COOH cyclophane-containing RiPP peptide, whose product MDTTDGAPQGTLVDLSEVSLADLQELDQSVFAHSLRRILDEIDRPQEAVAGWNSAM is encoded by the coding sequence ATGGATACGACCGATGGCGCACCTCAGGGCACCCTCGTTGATCTCAGCGAGGTGAGCCTCGCCGACCTTCAGGAGCTGGACCAGTCGGTGTTCGCCCACTCGCTACGCCGAATTCTCGACGAGATCGATCGCCCGCAGGAGGCGGTCGCCGGGTGGAACTCGGCGATGTGA
- a CDS encoding aldo/keto reductase gives MRFIALDTPKPLSKIGLGTWQFGSREWGYGREFEQQAARIVRRAVELGVTVFDSAEIYGFGRSERILGAALGDDRPKVVIASKILPVLPVAAVVQQRAVASAARLGVTSIDLYQVHSPNPLVADHTTMRGMRVLQDVGLVGEVGVSNYGLRRWQVAEAALGRRVLSNQVRYSMLDRAPEQDLLPYAREAGRVVIAYSPLAQGFLSGRYDAKNPPSGAVRRANPYFLPENLERGAVLIDTVRQVADAHDATPSQIALAYLLRHPNVLAIPGASGVEQMERNAAAADIDLADDEYAALVEAAKRFRPVTGLAAMPAMVRARFAGPTGK, from the coding sequence ATGCGTTTCATTGCGCTCGACACCCCCAAACCGCTGTCGAAGATCGGGCTGGGCACCTGGCAGTTCGGTTCTCGCGAATGGGGCTACGGCCGGGAGTTCGAGCAGCAGGCGGCGCGGATCGTCCGACGGGCCGTCGAGCTGGGCGTCACCGTCTTCGACAGCGCGGAGATCTACGGCTTCGGGCGCAGCGAGCGCATCCTCGGCGCGGCCCTCGGCGACGACCGGCCGAAGGTGGTGATCGCGTCCAAGATCCTGCCCGTGCTGCCGGTGGCGGCGGTGGTGCAGCAACGGGCTGTCGCCTCGGCGGCCCGGCTCGGCGTCACCAGCATCGACCTCTACCAGGTGCACTCGCCCAACCCGCTCGTCGCCGACCACACCACCATGCGCGGCATGCGCGTCCTGCAGGACGTCGGGCTGGTCGGCGAGGTCGGCGTGAGCAACTACGGGCTGCGCCGCTGGCAGGTCGCCGAGGCGGCGCTGGGCCGCCGGGTGCTCAGCAACCAGGTCCGCTACAGCATGCTGGACCGCGCGCCCGAACAGGATCTGCTGCCGTACGCGCGGGAGGCCGGCCGGGTGGTCATCGCGTACAGCCCGCTGGCGCAGGGCTTCCTCTCCGGCCGGTACGACGCGAAGAACCCGCCGAGCGGAGCGGTCCGGCGGGCCAACCCGTACTTCCTGCCGGAAAACCTGGAACGCGGCGCGGTCCTGATCGACACAGTGCGCCAGGTGGCCGACGCGCACGACGCCACCCCCAGCCAGATCGCGCTGGCCTACCTCCTGCGTCACCCGAACGTGCTCGCCATTCCCGGCGCGTCGGGGGTGGAACAGATGGAACGCAACGCCGCCGCCGCGGACATCGACCTCGCCGACGACGAGTACGCCGCGCTGGTCGAGGCCGCGAAACGCTTCCGGCCCGTCACCGGCCTCGCCGCGATGCCGGCGATGGTGCGTGCCCGGTTCGCCGGCCCAACGGGAAAGTGA